The following is a genomic window from Opitutus sp. GAS368.
GGGGTGCGCTACGGCGGGCAAATCGGCGCGAACACCTACTACCGCGTCTTCGCAACCTTCCAATCGAACGCCGACTACCCGCTCGCCGATGGCCAACCGGCCCATGACCACTGGCAAGGGCGGACCGCGGGCTTTCGCCTCGACCATTATCCCGATCCGGACACGCACCTGACCTGGCAGGCGGACGCGACCGGGGCCGACTTCGATTCCGGCTACAACGTGAACACGCTGGGGCGCTGGACCCGGCAGTTGACGCGGACCTCGAGCGTCGAGGTGCAGGCGTATTACGATCGCACCTACCGCAATGATCCGACGCAGGTGCGACTGCTGACGCACACCTTTGACGTCACGTTGCAGCACACGTTCAATCTGACGGGGCGCAACGCCGTGATCTGGGGACTCGGCTACCGCTATGTGATCAACGATATGGCGCAAACCACCCCACAGATCGCGGTGCTCGACGGTGATCTCCACGCCCAGCTTTTCAGCGCGTTTGTGCAGGACGAGTTCAAACTCGTGCCCGGCCGGCTGACGTTCACCGCGGGCGCCAAACTCGAGCACAACGACACCACCGGTTTCGAATTTCAGCCCAGCGTCCGGCTGGTTTTCAATCCGACCGGGCGCCAGACCGTCTGGGCCGCGGTGTCGCGTGCCCTGCGGACACCGGATGAAGTGGAGGGGCGGAACGTCGTTGCGATCGCCGTCGGTCCTCCCCTGGTCGGGCCGGACGGAGGGCTTTATCTCCCGTCGTTGGTGAGCAATGCCGCGCTCAAGGCGGAAGTGCTGTTTGCCTATGAATTGGGCTATCGCATCCAGCCGACCAAGCGCGTCAGCGTGGAACTGGCGGCCTTCTCGAATCACTACGACCATCTGGTCACCTATGCGACGGTAGAACGCTTCGTGCCGGGCACGCCGTTTGGCCTCGCCGCGATCCCTTGGGCCAATTTGTATCGGATCGAATCCTACGGAGGTGAGGCGACCCTCACGGTGTCGCCGGCCGATTCGTGGCGGTTGACGGCCGGCTACGCCTTTGACCAAGAGTCGGCGCACGGGCCGGCCGCCGTCCTTCAGGGCCTGAGCTCCGGTCCGCCCCGACATCAGGCGAGCCTGCGCTCGGCCCATGACCTCACGCCGCGGACCAACCTCGATGTCCAGCTGCGCTACGTCAGCGGCCTCGCGACCACCCCCGCGTATTTCACCGCCGACCTCCGTTTGGCTTATCGCCCGACGAATCACATCGAACTTTCGCTGGTCGGGCAAAACCTGCTGGACGAGCAGCACCCGGAGCAGCCTCCGGTGATCTTCACCGAGGTCTCGGAAATCCCCCGCGGTTTCTATGGGAAAATCCTGTGGCGGTTCTGAGCCAGGAGTGCAATTCACATGCGCAACGGCACAGAGATCATGGGGAAATTCCGGAAACGGCGGGCCGGGCTTTGGGCCTTCCGCCGGCCGCGGCACGGGTTGGTCGCCCTGCTCGGTCTGCTCGTGCTCGCCCGGCCGGCGTTCTGTGAGGACAAGCCTTCTGTTTCCAGGGCCTATCAGATCAAGGCGGCCTACTTGTATAACTTCACGAAGTTCGTGGAGTGGCCGCCGCAGCGTTTCCCGGACCTTTCCGATCCCATTGTGATCGGGGTGCTGGGATGGAACGGGAACCCTTTTGGCGATGAATTGAGCAATCTCGTCCGGGGCCGGAAAGTCGGCGGGCGGCTGGTGGTCGTCAAGAATGTCGAAACGCCCGCGGAAGCCGGCGCGGTGCACGTTTTGTTTGTCAGCACCGGACTGGAGCAACGTTGGGCCAAAGAGGTGCAATCAGCCCGCAGCGCGGGGGTGCTGACCGTGGGTGAATCCGAGCCATTCTTCGCGGCCGGCGGCATCATCACCTTTGTGCTCAAGGAGGACAAGGTGCTCTTTGAGATCAACCTGGACGCCAGCGAAAAGGCGGGGCTCAAACTCAGTGCCCAGCTGCTCAAGCTGGCCGTCGCGGTGCACCGCAAATCCTAGGAGAACCGGCATGCTTCGCGACGTTTCAATCAAACGCAAGCTGGCCCTGCTGGCCACGCTGACCAGCGGCGCCGCCCTCCTGCTGGCCGGCGGAGGCTTTCTGATCTACGATCAGACGGCCCATCGGCGGGACATGGTGCACGACCTGTCGACCCTCGCCGAGATGACGGGCTTCAACAGCGCC
Proteins encoded in this region:
- a CDS encoding TonB-dependent receptor — its product is MTSLPAADPAPSQSLADLSIEELMNESVTSVSKKEQRLGDVAAAVTVLTNEDIRRAGVTSLPDALRLVPGMDVGTVNSSEFAVSARGFNLAYANKLLVLVDGRAVYSPLFAGVYWDLQQPMLEDVDRIEVIRGPGATVWGANAVNGVVNVVSRSARETQGTLTYAGGGDVHEALGGVRYGGQIGANTYYRVFATFQSNADYPLADGQPAHDHWQGRTAGFRLDHYPDPDTHLTWQADATGADFDSGYNVNTLGRWTRQLTRTSSVEVQAYYDRTYRNDPTQVRLLTHTFDVTLQHTFNLTGRNAVIWGLGYRYVINDMAQTTPQIAVLDGDLHAQLFSAFVQDEFKLVPGRLTFTAGAKLEHNDTTGFEFQPSVRLVFNPTGRQTVWAAVSRALRTPDEVEGRNVVAIAVGPPLVGPDGGLYLPSLVSNAALKAEVLFAYELGYRIQPTKRVSVELAAFSNHYDHLVTYATVERFVPGTPFGLAAIPWANLYRIESYGGEATLTVSPADSWRLTAGYAFDQESAHGPAAVLQGLSSGPPRHQASLRSAHDLTPRTNLDVQLRYVSGLATTPAYFTADLRLAYRPTNHIELSLVGQNLLDEQHPEQPPVIFTEVSEIPRGFYGKILWRF
- a CDS encoding YfiR family protein, whose product is MRNGTEIMGKFRKRRAGLWAFRRPRHGLVALLGLLVLARPAFCEDKPSVSRAYQIKAAYLYNFTKFVEWPPQRFPDLSDPIVIGVLGWNGNPFGDELSNLVRGRKVGGRLVVVKNVETPAEAGAVHVLFVSTGLEQRWAKEVQSARSAGVLTVGESEPFFAAGGIITFVLKEDKVLFEINLDASEKAGLKLSAQLLKLAVAVHRKS